A genomic segment from Variovorax paradoxus B4 encodes:
- a CDS encoding DUF3305 domain-containing protein yields the protein MRRRYDGRMNPSIDVAVVMRRERVDSRWQSWRWILESVGPDQPGFGTEPRLLEANEGAQRWLHPGFKTELFRDDVEGYHLNATTPAPCWFVLWRMEEEPTVADEPIARPVVVSLSYNEAGRWLDAQETVEQVPAPEEVIEWMRGFVQAHYVIEPKRRKRPESFRPLVDRFGNAASVSTEKKRGRGAGDV from the coding sequence ATGCGGCGGCGCTACGATGGCCGGATGAATCCCTCCATCGATGTTGCCGTCGTGATGCGCCGCGAGCGCGTGGACAGCCGTTGGCAGTCCTGGCGCTGGATTCTCGAAAGCGTCGGCCCCGACCAGCCCGGTTTCGGCACCGAGCCGCGCCTGCTCGAGGCGAACGAAGGCGCACAGCGCTGGCTGCATCCGGGTTTCAAGACCGAGTTGTTCCGCGACGACGTGGAGGGCTACCACCTGAACGCCACCACGCCCGCGCCCTGCTGGTTCGTGCTCTGGCGCATGGAGGAAGAACCCACCGTCGCCGACGAGCCGATCGCGCGTCCGGTGGTGGTGAGCCTCAGCTACAACGAGGCCGGCCGCTGGCTCGACGCGCAGGAAACGGTGGAGCAGGTGCCCGCGCCCGAAGAGGTGATCGAGTGGATGCGCGGCTTCGTCCAGGCGCATTACGTGATCGAGCCCAAGCGCCGCAAGCGGCCCGAAAGTTTCCGTCCGCTGGTCGACCGCTTCGGCAACGCGGCCAGCGTGTCGACCGAGAAGAAGCGCGGACGCGGAGCGGGCGATGTCTGA
- a CDS encoding DUF3306 domain-containing protein, with product MSENFFDRWSRRKKEAREDVSSPPTVQEVEEPLSVPGLPAEGQGEIPPPTLAEAQALTPESDFRPFMARNVAPEVKNTAFRKLFADPQFNVMDGLDTYVDDYSQSTPIPDSVLRQMASAKFLRLFEHEEEAEVPQEPAAPAETPQGAAPPDVAQSEPPEDLLPSQRVADVQPASQKTDDHNADLRLQPDDAARAEDARRGAG from the coding sequence ATGTCTGAGAATTTCTTCGACCGCTGGTCGCGGCGCAAGAAGGAAGCGCGCGAAGATGTGTCGTCCCCTCCCACCGTGCAAGAGGTGGAAGAGCCGCTGTCCGTGCCCGGCCTTCCCGCCGAAGGGCAGGGGGAAATACCCCCGCCCACGCTCGCCGAAGCACAAGCGCTCACGCCCGAGTCCGATTTCCGGCCCTTCATGGCCAGGAACGTCGCGCCCGAGGTGAAAAACACTGCTTTCAGAAAGCTCTTTGCCGACCCGCAGTTCAATGTGATGGACGGCTTGGACACCTACGTCGACGACTATTCCCAATCGACGCCCATCCCCGACAGCGTGCTGCGCCAGATGGCGAGTGCCAAGTTCCTCAGGCTGTTCGAGCACGAGGAAGAAGCCGAGGTGCCACAAGAACCCGCTGCCCCCGCGGAAACCCCGCAAGGCGCCGCACCGCCGGACGTGGCACAGTCCGAGCCTCCGGAGGATCTCCTCCCCAGCCAGCGGGTTGCCGACGTGCAGCCCGCAAGCCAGAAGACCGATGACCACAACGCTGATCTGCGACTGCAACCAGACGATGCCGCTCGAGCCGAAGACGCTCGGCGCGGCGCTGGCTGA
- a CDS encoding NAD(P)H-dependent oxidoreductase subunit E, which translates to MRERIRRKSKLKGRQPEEAALVEVRTLIGARPAEGHRRDLLIEHLHKLNDAFRCLHDRHLVALAREMNIPMAEVYEVATFYHHFEVVRGDDAAPGLTVRVCDGLACELAGAKDLMARLPALLGAEGGDVRVIAAPCVGRCEQAPAVVVDRQAVPLATEEKVLQALKSVPEEATVAYFDAAAFAQKSISPLPGAVERMPAFTDYVTYRAHGGYALAAALVNGEEDAEAIIKTMEDSGLRGLGGAGFPAGRKWRIVRDQPAPRLMAVNIDEGEPGTFKDRTYLERDPHRFLEGLLVAAQIVGIEQCYIYLRDEYHDCRALLETELARLQADPPCALPRIELRRGAGAYICGEESAMIESIEGKRGEPRMRPPYIAQVGLFGRPTLEHNFETLYWVRDIVEKGAAWFSGFGRHGRKGLRSFSVSGRVKHPGVKLAPAGITVQELIDEYCGGMLDGHSLYAYLPGGASGGILPARMNDIPLDFDTLQPHGCFIGSAAVMVLSQHDRARDAALNVMRFFEHESCGQCTPCRVGTAKAAALMHAPVWDNATLEDLAQVMGDASICGLGQAAPNPIRCIQQYFPEEVA; encoded by the coding sequence ACGACGCCTTCCGCTGCCTGCACGACCGCCACCTGGTGGCGCTGGCGCGGGAAATGAACATCCCGATGGCCGAGGTCTACGAGGTTGCGACCTTCTATCACCACTTCGAGGTGGTGCGCGGCGACGATGCCGCGCCGGGCCTCACCGTTCGTGTGTGCGACGGGCTGGCCTGCGAACTGGCCGGCGCCAAGGATCTGATGGCGCGGCTGCCTGCGCTGCTCGGCGCCGAAGGCGGCGACGTGCGCGTGATTGCCGCGCCCTGCGTCGGCCGCTGCGAGCAGGCGCCCGCGGTGGTGGTCGACCGGCAGGCCGTGCCGCTCGCGACCGAAGAGAAAGTGCTTCAGGCCCTGAAATCCGTGCCGGAAGAAGCTACGGTTGCCTATTTCGACGCCGCCGCGTTCGCGCAGAAAAGCATTTCGCCACTGCCCGGCGCGGTCGAGCGCATGCCGGCCTTCACCGACTACGTCACCTACCGCGCGCATGGTGGATACGCGCTCGCCGCCGCACTCGTCAACGGCGAGGAAGACGCCGAGGCCATCATCAAGACGATGGAAGACTCGGGCCTGCGCGGCCTGGGCGGCGCGGGCTTTCCGGCCGGGCGCAAATGGCGCATCGTGCGTGACCAGCCGGCGCCCCGGCTCATGGCCGTGAACATCGACGAAGGCGAACCCGGCACCTTCAAGGACCGCACCTATCTCGAACGCGATCCGCACCGCTTTCTCGAAGGCCTGCTGGTGGCGGCGCAGATCGTCGGCATCGAGCAGTGCTACATCTACCTGCGCGACGAATACCACGACTGCCGCGCGCTGCTGGAGACCGAGCTGGCCCGGCTCCAGGCCGATCCGCCCTGCGCGCTGCCGCGCATCGAGCTGCGGCGCGGCGCGGGCGCCTACATCTGCGGCGAAGAGTCGGCCATGATCGAAAGCATCGAGGGCAAGCGCGGCGAACCGCGCATGCGCCCGCCGTACATCGCGCAGGTGGGCCTGTTCGGCCGCCCGACGCTGGAGCACAACTTCGAGACCCTCTACTGGGTGCGCGACATCGTCGAGAAAGGCGCGGCCTGGTTCAGCGGCTTCGGCCGCCACGGCCGCAAGGGCCTGCGCAGCTTCAGCGTGAGCGGCCGGGTGAAGCACCCGGGCGTCAAGCTCGCGCCCGCGGGCATCACCGTGCAGGAGCTCATCGACGAATACTGCGGCGGCATGCTCGACGGCCACTCGCTCTATGCCTACCTGCCGGGCGGCGCGTCGGGCGGCATCCTGCCGGCGCGCATGAACGACATTCCGCTCGACTTCGACACGCTGCAGCCCCACGGCTGCTTCATCGGCTCGGCCGCCGTGATGGTGCTGAGCCAGCACGACCGCGCCCGCGACGCCGCGCTGAACGTGATGCGCTTCTTCGAGCACGAGAGCTGCGGCCAGTGCACGCCCTGCCGCGTCGGCACCGCCAAGGCCGCGGCGCTGATGCATGCGCCGGTGTGGGACAACGCCACGCTCGAAGACCTGGCGCAGGTCATGGGCGACGCCTCCATCTGCGGGCTCGGCCAGGCGGCCCCCAACCCGATCCGCTGCATCCAGCAATACTTCCCGGAGGAGGTGGCATGA
- the modA gene encoding molybdate ABC transporter substrate-binding protein encodes MRPLRLLSLVLALALPLGAAAQQITVSAAASLTDAFKELGPKFEAAKPGATVRFNFAASGVLLQQIGQGAPVDVFASADQETMGRAAEQNLVDTATRRNFASNALVLIEPAKGAVGVKSLQDLAGAGVRKIAVGKTATVPVGRYTRQVLDGAGLWSVLEPKFVQADSVRQVLDYVARGEVEAGFVYRTDAAVMSEKVRVAFAPTTAMPVTYPVAVVAESRQKTLAGDFVAFLSSDAAREVLARYGFGKP; translated from the coding sequence ATGCGTCCGCTCCGCCTTCTGTCTCTTGTGCTTGCCTTGGCGCTGCCGCTGGGCGCGGCGGCCCAGCAGATCACGGTGTCCGCGGCTGCCAGCCTGACGGACGCATTCAAGGAGCTCGGGCCGAAATTCGAGGCCGCGAAGCCGGGCGCCACGGTGCGCTTCAATTTCGCGGCCTCGGGCGTGCTGCTGCAGCAGATCGGGCAGGGCGCCCCGGTCGACGTGTTCGCGAGCGCCGACCAGGAGACGATGGGCCGCGCCGCCGAGCAGAATCTCGTCGACACGGCCACGCGCCGGAACTTCGCGAGCAATGCCCTGGTGCTGATCGAGCCGGCCAAGGGCGCGGTCGGCGTCAAGTCGCTGCAGGACCTTGCCGGCGCGGGCGTCCGGAAAATCGCGGTCGGCAAGACCGCCACCGTGCCGGTCGGCCGCTACACGCGGCAGGTGCTAGATGGCGCGGGACTCTGGAGCGTGCTCGAGCCGAAGTTCGTACAGGCCGACAGCGTGCGCCAGGTGCTCGACTACGTGGCCCGCGGCGAGGTCGAGGCCGGTTTCGTCTACCGCACCGACGCGGCCGTGATGAGCGAGAAGGTCCGGGTCGCCTTCGCGCCAACCACCGCCATGCCGGTGACCTACCCGGTCGCGGTGGTCGCCGAAAGCCGCCAGAAAACCTTGGCCGGCGATTTCGTGGCCTTTCTTTCCAGCGACGCCGCGCGCGAGGTGCTCGCGCGCTACGGCTTCGGCAAGCCATGA
- the modB gene encoding molybdate ABC transporter permease subunit: MNTTNSLIASADWFPLVLSLKVAAVATLLALIAGVALGWVFARKRFPGHTVLEAVFMLPLVLPPTVIGYAILVAAGRHSPLGSWLREHFDYSIIFSWHGAVVASAVVALPLVLKSASAAFAGVDRSLEAAASTLRQSPFSVFLRVTLPLAWPGILAGTLLAFARAMGEFGASLMVAGSIPQQTQTLSMAIYDAVQAGHDDLALLLVVVTSLLSVTVLVLSNRFFSLR; this comes from the coding sequence ATGAATACGACGAACTCCCTCATCGCCTCGGCCGACTGGTTTCCGCTGGTGCTGTCGCTCAAGGTGGCCGCGGTCGCGACCCTGCTGGCGCTCATTGCCGGCGTGGCGCTGGGCTGGGTGTTCGCGCGCAAGCGTTTCCCCGGCCACACGGTGCTCGAGGCAGTGTTCATGCTGCCGCTGGTGCTGCCGCCCACGGTCATCGGCTACGCCATCCTGGTGGCGGCGGGGCGCCACAGCCCGCTCGGCAGCTGGCTGCGCGAGCACTTCGACTACAGCATCATCTTCAGCTGGCATGGCGCCGTGGTGGCGTCGGCCGTGGTGGCGCTGCCGCTGGTGCTGAAGTCGGCCAGCGCGGCCTTTGCGGGTGTGGACCGCTCCCTCGAAGCCGCCGCCAGCACGCTGCGCCAGTCGCCGTTTTCGGTTTTCCTGCGCGTGACGCTGCCGCTGGCCTGGCCCGGCATCCTGGCCGGCACGCTGCTCGCGTTCGCGCGCGCCATGGGCGAGTTCGGCGCCTCGCTGATGGTGGCGGGCTCCATTCCGCAGCAGACCCAGACCCTGTCGATGGCCATCTACGACGCGGTGCAGGCCGGCCACGACGACCTCGCGCTGCTGCTGGTGGTGGTGACCTCGCTGCTGTCGGTCACCGTGCTGGTGCTGTCGAACCGCTTCTTTTCGCTGCGCTGA
- the fdhF gene encoding formate dehydrogenase subunit alpha, with protein sequence MNAPSKLAELMPQTIEFTLDGQPIQAFDGETIFKAAERHGVDIPHLCFKDGYRPDGNCRACVVEVKGERTLAPSCCRNVTAGMEVQATSERALKSQKMVVEMLLSDMPDEGYKWIGDDATQQHGELSAWAKKLDIAARPELKALRRKQPKADISHPAMAVNLDACIQCNRCVRACREEQVNDVIGYALRGGDSKIVFDLDDPMGDSTCVACGECVQACPTGALMPKSHIGSQQVDRKVDSVCPFCGVGCLVTYNVKDEKIVSVDGRDGPANHNRLCVKGRFGFDYAHHPQRLTRPLIRKAGMPKDFGDAPRPGDWGEVFREATWEEALALTSGKLSGLRDTYGAKSLAGFGSAKGSNEEAYLFQKLVRTGFGSNNIDHCTRLCHASSVAALLEGVGSGAVSNQVNDVEHAGLIFVIGSNPTANHPVAATWMKNAAQRGAKIVLADPRRTDISRHAWRTLQFKADTDVAMLNALIHAVIDEGLVDQEFVRTRASNYEALRENVKGYSPEAMAPICGVPAETLREVARAFASAKGAMILWGMGISQHVHGTDNARCLIALATVTGQIGKPGSGLHPLRGQNNVQGASDAGLIPMMFPNYQRVDNPAVHAWFENFWGTPLDATPGYTVVEIMHKALAPDSDPHKVRGMYIMGENPAMSDPDLNHARHALASLEHLVVQDIFMTETAWLADVVLPASAWPEKTGTVSNTDRMVQLGKRALNPPGDARPDLWIIQQIARGMGLHWNYEGEESGVAAVYEEMRQAMHAVISGISWERLQRDSSVTYPCLSEDDPGQPTVFIDDFPTADGRVKLVPADIIPADERPDAEYPFVLITGRQLEHWHTGSMTRRASVLDALEPMATASMNQSDLQKLGLEAGDVITVQSRRGEVAIHVRRDDGTPSGAVFVPFAYYEAAANLMTNAALDPLGKIPEFKYCAVSIRRGGQPMAAAGYGTGSGVLAAVD encoded by the coding sequence ATGAACGCCCCGTCCAAGCTCGCGGAGCTGATGCCGCAAACCATCGAATTCACCCTCGACGGGCAACCCATCCAGGCCTTCGACGGCGAGACCATCTTCAAGGCGGCCGAGCGTCACGGCGTCGACATTCCCCACCTGTGCTTCAAGGACGGCTACCGCCCCGACGGCAACTGCCGCGCCTGCGTGGTCGAGGTGAAGGGCGAACGCACGCTCGCTCCCAGCTGCTGCCGCAACGTGACGGCCGGCATGGAGGTGCAGGCCACCAGCGAGCGGGCTCTCAAGAGCCAGAAGATGGTGGTCGAGATGCTGCTGTCCGACATGCCCGACGAGGGCTACAAGTGGATCGGCGACGACGCCACCCAGCAGCACGGCGAACTCAGCGCCTGGGCGAAGAAGCTCGACATCGCGGCGCGGCCCGAACTCAAGGCGCTGCGCCGCAAGCAGCCGAAGGCCGACATCTCGCATCCTGCGATGGCCGTCAACCTCGATGCCTGCATCCAGTGCAACCGCTGCGTGCGCGCCTGCCGCGAGGAGCAGGTCAACGACGTCATCGGATACGCTCTGCGCGGTGGCGACAGCAAGATCGTGTTCGACCTCGACGACCCGATGGGCGACAGCACCTGCGTGGCCTGCGGCGAATGCGTGCAGGCCTGCCCGACCGGCGCGCTGATGCCCAAGAGCCACATCGGCTCGCAGCAGGTCGACCGCAAGGTCGATTCGGTGTGCCCGTTCTGCGGCGTGGGCTGTCTCGTGACCTACAACGTGAAGGATGAGAAGATCGTCAGCGTCGACGGCCGCGACGGCCCGGCCAACCACAACCGCCTGTGCGTGAAGGGCCGCTTCGGCTTCGACTACGCGCACCACCCGCAGCGCCTGACCAGGCCGCTGATCCGCAAGGCCGGCATGCCGAAGGACTTCGGCGATGCGCCGCGGCCCGGCGACTGGGGCGAGGTCTTCCGCGAAGCCACCTGGGAAGAAGCGCTCGCGCTCACCAGCGGCAAGCTCTCGGGCCTGCGCGACACCTACGGCGCCAAGTCGCTCGCGGGCTTCGGCTCGGCCAAGGGCAGCAACGAAGAGGCCTACCTGTTCCAGAAGCTCGTGCGCACGGGTTTCGGCAGCAACAACATCGACCACTGCACGCGGCTGTGCCACGCCTCCAGCGTGGCGGCGCTGCTCGAAGGCGTGGGCTCGGGCGCGGTGAGCAACCAGGTCAACGACGTGGAGCATGCGGGGCTGATCTTCGTCATCGGCTCCAACCCCACGGCCAACCACCCGGTGGCCGCCACCTGGATGAAAAACGCCGCCCAGCGCGGCGCCAAGATCGTGCTGGCCGACCCGCGCCGCACCGACATCAGCCGCCATGCCTGGCGCACGCTGCAGTTCAAGGCCGACACCGACGTGGCCATGCTCAACGCGCTGATCCACGCGGTGATCGACGAAGGCCTGGTCGACCAGGAGTTCGTGCGCACGCGCGCCAGCAACTACGAGGCGCTGCGCGAGAACGTCAAGGGCTACAGCCCCGAGGCGATGGCACCCATCTGCGGCGTGCCGGCGGAAACGCTGCGCGAAGTGGCACGCGCCTTTGCCAGCGCCAAGGGCGCGATGATCCTCTGGGGCATGGGCATCAGCCAGCACGTGCACGGCACCGACAACGCGCGCTGCCTCATCGCGCTGGCCACCGTCACCGGGCAGATCGGCAAGCCGGGCTCGGGCCTGCATCCGCTGCGCGGCCAGAACAACGTGCAGGGTGCGAGCGACGCGGGCCTGATCCCGATGATGTTTCCCAACTACCAGCGCGTCGACAACCCGGCGGTGCACGCGTGGTTCGAGAACTTCTGGGGCACGCCGCTCGATGCGACACCGGGCTACACCGTGGTCGAGATCATGCACAAGGCACTGGCGCCCGACAGCGATCCGCACAAGGTGCGCGGCATGTACATCATGGGCGAGAACCCGGCTATGAGCGACCCCGACCTGAACCATGCGCGCCATGCGCTCGCGAGCCTCGAGCACCTGGTGGTGCAGGACATCTTCATGACCGAGACCGCGTGGCTCGCCGACGTGGTGCTGCCCGCGAGCGCCTGGCCCGAGAAGACCGGCACGGTGAGCAACACCGACCGCATGGTGCAGCTGGGCAAGCGCGCGCTCAATCCGCCGGGCGACGCGCGGCCCGATCTCTGGATCATCCAGCAGATCGCCCGGGGCATGGGCCTGCACTGGAACTACGAGGGCGAGGAGTCCGGCGTGGCCGCGGTCTACGAGGAAATGCGCCAGGCCATGCATGCGGTGATCAGCGGCATCAGCTGGGAGCGGCTGCAGCGCGATTCGAGCGTGACCTACCCCTGCCTGAGCGAGGACGACCCGGGCCAGCCGACCGTGTTCATCGACGACTTCCCGACCGCCGACGGTCGCGTGAAGCTGGTGCCCGCCGACATCATTCCGGCGGACGAGCGGCCCGATGCCGAGTACCCGTTCGTGCTGATCACCGGTCGCCAGCTCGAGCACTGGCATACCGGCAGCATGACGCGCCGCGCCTCCGTGCTCGATGCGCTGGAGCCGATGGCCACCGCCTCGATGAACCAGTCCGACCTGCAGAAGCTCGGCCTCGAAGCCGGCGACGTGATCACCGTGCAGTCGCGCCGCGGCGAGGTGGCCATCCACGTGCGGCGCGACGACGGTACGCCCAGCGGCGCGGTGTTCGTTCCCTTCGCCTACTACGAGGCCGCGGCCAACCTGATGACCAATGCCGCGCTCGATCCGCTCGGCAAGATTCCGGAGTTCAAGTACTGCGCGGTGAGCATCCGGCGCGGCGGCCAGCCGATGGCGGCGGCCGGTTACGGAACCGGGTCGGGCGTGCTCGCGGCGGTGGACTGA
- a CDS encoding 4Fe-4S dicluster domain-containing protein codes for MTTTLICDCNQTMPLEPKTLGAALAESLPLHSTLCRREAPAFQRAIRSGDEVVVACTQERRLFTELAEQTEGATSPIRFVNIRETGGWSRDAKSASPKIAALLAVAHLPEPDPVSTVSYASQGRLLIVGPLDAAEKAAALVADALQVSIFSTGPGAAGGAQERRWPVMAGRIASLEGWLGNFSLRWTRDNPIDLDLCTRCNACLGACPEQAIGLDYQIDLGRCTSHRDCEKACSVAGAIHFGRAPEALDAEFDLVLDLGANALIDWHAPPQGYFHLAGGLAHAEGLSTLLRLRELVGEFEKPKFFDYKQKLCAHSRNEVVGCNACVEVCSAHAISSDKERQRIVVNPQLCVGCGACTTVCPTGALGYTYPRTPDQGRKLRTLLATYLGAGGRDATVLLHNEEGGQALVEQLGRAAQLGRGKRDGLGGVPAHVLPVALMHVASTGIDLWLSAIAFGASQVAVLSTGEEAPQYLDALKKQMAVAQALLTGLGYTGTHFHLIEADAPAALDAALAGLRATRQRVPATAARFAVGAEKRGTLEMTLDHLMAQAPVLSAPPADAAAPLAPPLEIALPAGSPFGAVTVNKDSCTLCLACVSACPASALQDNQNAPQLRFIEKNCVQCGLCETTCPENAIALVPRLLAAPERKQPVVLNEAKPWACIRCGKPFGTQKAIEAMLGKLAGHAMFQGEALERLKMCSDCRVIDLYSAQNEMKITQL; via the coding sequence ATGACCACAACGCTGATCTGCGACTGCAACCAGACGATGCCGCTCGAGCCGAAGACGCTCGGCGCGGCGCTGGCTGAGTCGCTGCCCCTTCATTCCACCCTGTGCCGCCGCGAGGCACCGGCGTTCCAGCGCGCCATCCGCTCGGGCGACGAAGTGGTGGTGGCCTGCACGCAGGAGCGCCGGCTGTTCACCGAGCTGGCCGAACAGACCGAAGGCGCGACCTCGCCCATCCGCTTCGTGAACATCCGCGAAACCGGCGGCTGGAGCCGCGACGCCAAGAGCGCCAGCCCCAAGATCGCCGCACTGCTGGCCGTGGCCCATCTGCCCGAGCCCGATCCGGTCTCGACCGTGAGCTACGCGAGCCAGGGGCGGCTCTTGATCGTCGGCCCGCTCGACGCGGCCGAGAAGGCCGCGGCACTGGTGGCCGACGCGCTGCAGGTCTCCATCTTTTCCACCGGCCCGGGCGCCGCGGGCGGCGCGCAGGAACGCCGCTGGCCCGTGATGGCGGGGCGCATCGCATCGCTCGAAGGCTGGCTCGGCAACTTCTCGCTGCGCTGGACGCGCGACAACCCCATCGACCTCGACCTGTGCACGCGCTGCAATGCGTGCCTCGGCGCCTGCCCCGAGCAGGCGATCGGGCTCGACTACCAGATCGACCTGGGCAGGTGCACTTCGCACCGCGACTGCGAAAAAGCCTGCAGCGTGGCCGGCGCCATCCACTTCGGCCGGGCGCCCGAGGCGCTCGATGCCGAGTTCGACCTGGTGCTCGACCTGGGCGCGAACGCGCTGATCGACTGGCATGCGCCGCCGCAAGGTTATTTCCACCTGGCGGGCGGGCTCGCGCATGCCGAAGGCCTGTCGACGCTGCTGCGCCTGCGCGAGCTGGTGGGCGAGTTCGAGAAGCCGAAGTTCTTCGACTACAAGCAGAAGCTCTGTGCCCACAGCCGCAACGAAGTGGTGGGCTGCAACGCCTGCGTCGAGGTCTGCTCGGCGCACGCCATCTCGAGCGACAAGGAGCGCCAGCGCATCGTCGTGAATCCGCAGCTCTGCGTGGGCTGCGGCGCCTGCACCACCGTGTGCCCGACCGGCGCGCTGGGCTACACCTACCCGCGCACGCCCGACCAGGGCCGCAAGCTGCGCACGCTGCTGGCCACCTACCTTGGCGCCGGCGGCCGCGACGCCACGGTGCTGCTGCACAACGAAGAAGGCGGACAGGCACTTGTCGAACAGCTCGGCCGCGCGGCCCAGCTGGGGCGCGGCAAGCGCGACGGGCTTGGCGGCGTGCCCGCGCATGTGCTGCCGGTGGCGCTGATGCACGTCGCGAGCACCGGCATCGACCTGTGGCTCAGCGCCATCGCCTTCGGCGCCTCGCAGGTGGCGGTGCTGTCCACCGGCGAGGAAGCGCCGCAGTACCTCGATGCGCTGAAGAAGCAGATGGCCGTCGCGCAGGCGCTGCTGACGGGCCTGGGCTACACCGGCACGCATTTCCACCTGATCGAGGCCGACGCGCCGGCTGCGCTCGACGCGGCCCTGGCCGGCCTGCGCGCCACGCGCCAGCGCGTGCCCGCCACCGCGGCGCGCTTCGCCGTGGGCGCCGAGAAGCGCGGCACGCTCGAGATGACGCTCGACCACCTGATGGCGCAGGCGCCCGTGCTTTCGGCGCCGCCTGCCGATGCCGCCGCACCGCTCGCCCCACCCCTTGAAATTGCGCTGCCCGCCGGCTCTCCCTTCGGCGCGGTCACGGTGAACAAGGACAGCTGCACGCTGTGCCTGGCCTGCGTGAGCGCCTGCCCCGCCAGCGCGCTGCAGGACAACCAGAACGCGCCGCAGCTGCGCTTCATCGAGAAGAACTGCGTGCAGTGCGGGCTGTGCGAAACCACCTGCCCCGAGAACGCGATTGCGCTCGTGCCGCGGCTCCTGGCCGCGCCCGAGCGCAAGCAGCCCGTGGTGCTCAACGAGGCCAAGCCCTGGGCCTGCATCCGCTGCGGCAAGCCGTTCGGAACGCAGAAAGCCATCGAGGCGATGCTCGGCAAGCTCGCGGGCCACGCCATGTTCCAGGGCGAGGCGCTCGAGCGGCTCAAGATGTGCAGCGACTGCCGGGTGATCGACCTGTACAGCGCGCAGAACGAAATGAAGATCACGCAGCTATGA
- a CDS encoding ABC transporter ATP-binding protein, translated as MIDVDLKLTVTDGTRRFDLAARFATDVPFAALYGPSGAGKTLTLQAIAGLLHPSAGHVRLDGRTLYDSARGIDVPAPARRIGYLFQNYALFPHLSVRENVAFGLTAWHRRGLPPREAEMVQSLLEGFGLAALADSRPQKLSGGQQQRVALARALACQPQVLLLDEPFAALNPMLRSELRQELAQVRRQWGIPVLMITHDIEDVLALADVAFVYNHGQVVREIDLHNAQSRDFALREAGGVPAAEATPLHRKLRGLLLQDATGA; from the coding sequence ATGATCGACGTCGACCTGAAGCTCACGGTCACCGACGGCACGCGCCGCTTCGACCTGGCGGCGCGCTTCGCGACCGACGTGCCCTTTGCCGCGCTCTACGGCCCCTCGGGCGCGGGCAAGACGCTCACGCTGCAGGCCATCGCGGGGCTGCTGCATCCGTCCGCGGGCCATGTGCGGCTCGACGGCCGCACGCTCTACGACTCCGCCCGCGGCATCGACGTGCCCGCGCCGGCGCGGCGCATCGGCTACCTGTTCCAGAACTACGCGCTGTTCCCGCATCTGTCGGTGCGCGAGAACGTGGCTTTCGGCCTGACCGCCTGGCACCGGCGCGGGCTGCCGCCGCGCGAGGCCGAGATGGTGCAGTCGCTGCTCGAAGGCTTCGGCCTGGCGGCGCTGGCCGACAGCCGGCCGCAGAAGCTCTCGGGCGGCCAGCAGCAGCGCGTGGCGCTGGCCCGCGCGCTGGCCTGCCAGCCGCAGGTGCTGCTGCTCGACGAGCCTTTTGCCGCGCTCAACCCCATGCTGCGCAGCGAATTGCGCCAGGAACTCGCGCAGGTTCGCCGCCAGTGGGGCATTCCGGTGCTGATGATCACGCACGACATCGAGGACGTGCTGGCGCTGGCCGACGTGGCCTTCGTCTACAACCACGGCCAGGTGGTGCGCGAGATCGACCTGCACAACGCGCAGAGCCGCGATTTCGCGCTGCGCGAGGCGGGCGGCGTGCCGGCCGCCGAGGCCACGCCGCTGCATCGAAAGCTGCGCGGCCTGCTGCTGCAGGACGCGACCGGCGCTTGA
- a CDS encoding winged helix-turn-helix domain-containing protein, with product MKTRVQFRLRIYRDDSIAIGPGKIAVLEAVAETGSISAAARQLGMSYRRAWMLIDEMNHALSSPAVNTAAGGSRGGGTALTPVGEEIVKHYRAIENAARLATAADVRALTRLLAP from the coding sequence ATGAAAACCAGAGTCCAGTTCCGCCTGCGCATCTACAGGGACGACAGCATCGCGATCGGCCCCGGCAAGATCGCCGTGCTGGAGGCGGTGGCGGAAACCGGCTCGATCTCGGCCGCGGCGCGCCAGCTGGGCATGTCGTACCGGCGCGCCTGGATGCTGATCGATGAAATGAACCACGCCTTGAGCTCCCCGGCCGTGAACACCGCGGCCGGCGGCTCGCGCGGCGGCGGCACCGCGCTCACGCCGGTGGGCGAGGAAATCGTCAAGCACTACCGCGCCATCGAGAACGCCGCGCGCCTGGCCACGGCGGCCGACGTCCGCGCGCTGACGCGCCTGCTGGCGCCCTGA